The Oncorhynchus masou masou isolate Uvic2021 chromosome 4, UVic_Omas_1.1, whole genome shotgun sequence DNA segment tgaatttgttcttaactaaacttgccttgttaaataaataaaagacagCATGCAACAAGATGGTTTGAGAGGTCAAAAGCAAAAAAGCAAGAGATGGAGATGTCAATCTACAAAATACTTCAGAAGTGCCTTACTGATTTCTTGACAGGAACTACTTGTCTGAGAAAAGGGGCTGGCCTCTTGGCTGATATCTCCATGGGCCTTAAAAAGAAAAACAATGTATGAGAAAGGATTGTTAGGAGTTTAAATACatacaccatccccacagtgaaaaAATAACAGATTTTCTCCTAAATGACTTACACTCAACACATACAGATACTGAATAAAAATGGAGGTTCATAAAGGAATCAAAAACCCATAACACATATTTAGAGTGCCATCCATGCTCCAACTCAGCTATTGGAATGGCCTTTTTCTAATGCATGAAGGTGAACAGACAATTGGACATTACCTATTCTTGTTGAGGCGTTTCTTGGTGGGAGTTTGTTTTGCCTTGGTTGTTCCGTAGGCTATTTCATTATAGACCTTTGTCCCCACCTTGTTTTGAAGCTTCATAATGTCCTCAAAAGACATTGTTGAAAGCTCTGTAAAAGTCATAAAGAAAAATGAAGGATTCACTGGCTCGCTTAGAATACGTCATTTCACTAGTCGGGAATATTTTATAACCTAATTATGTATAAATTATAAATTGAAACTTCAAATGCAGACCATTTCCATTTGGTTACAAATTGTATAGTTATAGTTCTGTATGGATATAGGATTTGTTCTTCATAAATGAGATGGAGAACACACCAAACTATCCTATAGACCTTTTAGGCCGtcagtgtaaataagaattagttcttaactgacttgcctagttaaataatggttaaataaaaataaataaaataccttGACATTTGTTCCTGGGAGATTAACTGCAGTGAATGAAACTATACTTACGATTTACCTTTTTTAATGTCGTCTTCTGTTTGTATTTCACCACTGCTGTTTACCGATTCCGGTTGTTCTGCGTCATCATCGACATCCTCAGAGTCCTCAGTGTCACTACCCAAACCTGTCTGGTCAACACCATCACTCTCTGCATTTTCATCATTAGCCTCTTCTTCACTGGCATCCTCAAGAGCTTCTCCACCACTCAAACTGTACTCCTCTTCCTCTCGTCCAGACTCTTCCTGGTCTTCCTCGATCATACCTGAGGAGCTCTTTTTACTGAGTAAGGCAAAGTTTTCTTCCAGTTCAGAGTCTTCACCACTACTGTCAGGGGCTTTATTTGACAGACTTTTGGTCTTTTTTGACTTGTTATCCAACCTCGACACAGTGACAGCCACTTCTTGATGTTGCTTTCGCTTCATAGTTGCTTTCTGGTGCCCGGAGGACATTGTGGACTGTGAAAAGACACATAGGAGTTGTAAGCCTTAGCTCACTCGCTTACAAAGTGTATGGGGCCTGAAATAGATTTAGGTAGCCTACTTTGAGATAGTCGATTTTAAACAATAACACAAAGGGTGAAACACCTCTACACATAACATGTTGCTATGAGGCACGTTCTAGCAACACGTAGACAAACAGGTACCAGAAACAGCACGCCTATTTAGACTCCTTAGAAACGGTGGATTTATAAATCAATGTGATTGATTGGCTCACCTGCCTATGCTGAAAAAGATTACATAAAACCCCTAAAACAAATTGCCGTGCGCTACATTGGAAAGCCACTCCAGAAATAATGTCTCTCAACGCAAGTCCCCGGCGTTCACTCTCCCCCCGAATAGAACACAACTCGAGTACCAGGCTTTAGAGAGGCCTTGTCTTGCATGGCTAATGTTACTAGTTAACGTCAGCTATAGTGGCTAGCTTGCAATAAAAAGTCAAACCAACAACAACGGTGAATATAACACGGTATTGTTGTTGGCGAAAGAGTTATTAAGTAGGTACGTTAACGACTTACCATTATATGAGCGACGATCCTAACTTAGAAACGAACTATAATAGCAACCAGCCCAAGATGTTATCCACGTGGGTTTTAgttgtgtactgttagctagctcgcTACTCTGAGTTTGACTCATTCCCGTGCAATATTTAATCGACCAACGGGGGGCACTGTTGAATAGGTATTGAGATACAGGCAGACGCGGGCCCAAAGATGTATGTGTTACCTTAAATGTGACCTTGTTACAATGCTGACATTTTCTAATTCAAGGCACCTTTCTCTGTCTATACTAACAATTATGTGTTGATCATCCCCGATCCACTTCAGACCTTTATTCTCGATAAACTTTTTTGTCATTCTCATTGGTAGGTAGGCTCACTtgcagagtaaaaaaaaaacgCCCCTGCTTTAAATTATGTTCAGtttataaaggcttcataatgccttcataaacaCTACATGAATGTGTTACAAATCATCTATAACCGTATGTCATGCATTATACAGGCttcataaatgtggcataactATGTGACAATCACCATTAtcaaatgtgacataacccaTTTATGTCGAATATGATATAAACATGTAACATGCACAGCAAGACGGAACGTACAGAGCACAATCGCCTCCAATGTCCAGCTGGGcctctgtacgttccgtctgctgtccgtgaccgGCTGATCTATTCGGCACAcacatcaccctcctctggtcatc contains these protein-coding regions:
- the rrp36 gene encoding ribosomal RNA processing protein 36 homolog, translating into MSTMSSGHQKATMKRKQHQEVAVTVSRLDNKSKKTKSLSNKAPDSSGEDSELEENFALLSKKSSSGMIEEDQEESGREEEEYSLSGGEALEDASEEEANDENAESDGVDQTGLGSDTEDSEDVDDDAEQPESVNSSGEIQTEDDIKKELSTMSFEDIMKLQNKVGTKVYNEIAYGTTKAKQTPTKKRLNKNRPMEISAKRPAPFLRQVVPVKKSVSRDPRFDDLSGEYKPEIFEKTYRFINDIKQHERDVVQKKLKKPLKSNQKKEKLQFLLKRMENQERARKSREQQREKELEFKRKQREMAGQGLKPFFLKKSDKKKLELAEKYSELKKSGKLENFLSKKRKRNAGKDRRKLPFQQK